GCGGGGTTGCCCCACTGGTCGTACTCGCCGGTGGTGAGCGGGATGCTGGGGTCCGACATGGTGGTCACCACGTCTACAAAGGGCACAGCGGCGATGACGCCTTTGTACAGGTCGGGCCGCAGGTTCACGATGCCGCCCATAAGCAGGCCCCCGGCGCTGCCGCCCATGGCGAAGAGCTTGGCCGTGGACGAGTACTGGACCTGGCCAGCGTCGCTGGGCGAAACGTGGGGCTTCGTGAGGTACTCCGAGCAGTCGATAAAGTCGGCGAAGCTGTTCATTTTATGCAGCATCCGCCCATTTTCAAACCACTGCCGCCCCATTTCCTGTCCGCCCCGGATGTTGCAAATGGCGTACACGAACCCGCGGTCGAGCAAGCTTAGGCGCGCCGCGCTGAAGGTGGGGTCCATCGAGATGCCGTAAGAGCCGTAAGCGTATTGCAGCAGCGGCGCGCTGCCGTCGAGCTTCGTGCCCTTTTTGTACACGATGGACATGGGAATCATCACCTTGTCGCGGCTCTTCACAAACACCCGGTCCGTCACGTAATCCGCCCGGTTGAAGCCACCGAGCACGGCCTGCTCCTTGCGCAGCGTGCGCTTGTGCGTCGCAAAATCGTAGTCGTACACCGACGAAGGCGTGGTGAGCGACGTGTAGTTGTAGCGCAGCGTCGGCGCATCAAATTCCGGGTTGACGCCGACGGTGGCCGTGTACGCCACTTCGTCGAAGCTAATTTTCTGCTCCTGCTTGTCTTTCCAGCGGACGGTGCGCAATTGCAGCAAGCCGTCCTTGCGCTCATTCAGCACCAGGTAGTCCTTAAATAAATCAAAGCCGGCCAGGAAAACTTCGGGCTGGCGCGGCAGCGCATCCTGCCATCCGGCCTTGGCGGGGTTGGCCACGGGCGCCATTACCAGCCGGTAGTTAGGGGCCTGCCAGTTGGTGCGGATGTAGAACTTGTCACCCATGTTTTCCACCTCGTACAGGTGGTCGGGCTCGCGGGGCGCCAGCATTTTAAATGCGGCCGCTGGGACCCCCGCGTCGAGGTAGCGGTACTCCGACGACAACGAACTGGCCAGTTCAATGCCAATGTACCTCTTCGACTTCGTGCGGCTCACCCCCACGTGGAAGGTGTTGTCTTTTTCCTCGTACACCAAGGCATCCTGCTTGGGGTCGGTGCCCAGCGTGTGGCGGTACACCTGGTAGGGCAGCAGTGTGGTGACGTCCTTCTTAGTGTAGAATACCGTTTTATTATCGGCGGCCCACACTGCTTCGCCGCCAGTGTTGGCAATACTTTCGGGATACAGCTTACCGGTGGTCAAGTCCTTGAAGCGCAGCGAATAAAGCCGCCTGCTTACCACATCGTCGGAATAGGCCAGCACTTGGTTGTTGTCGCTCACAGCCCAGCCGCCAATTTGGAAATACGTTTTTCCCTGGCCCAGCTGGTTAGCGTTCAGCAGCACTTCCTCAGGGGCCCCCAAGCTGCCTTTTTTGCGGCAGTAGATGGGGTACTCGCCGCCCTGCTCGAAGCGGGTGTAGTAGTAGTAGCCGTTGTCGCGGTAGGGCACCGAGGCGTCGTCTTCCTTGATGCGGCCCTTGATTTCATCCACTAGCTTCTGCTGCAATGCTTTGGTGCCGGCCATCTGCTGGTCGTAATAAGTGTTTTCGGCATTCAGGTAGGCCAGCACTTCCGGGCTCTCCGGCTGGTTGAGCCAGTAGTAGTTGTCTGTCCGGGTAATGCCAAAGTTGGTGAACATCTTGGGCTTGATGGCCGCTACGGGGGCCGTTTGGGCAAGGGCCCCTGTGGCGAGGGCCGCGCCCGCACCGGCCACGGCAGCTCGTTGTAGAATTCGCATAAAACAAGAAAAAGTAGGAGGTAGGCTATTCAACCGCCGCTGGGTAACGCCTGGTCAAGGTAACAAGCGCGTAACAAAAAAGCCGGCCTCCTTGCGGAAACCGGCTTCTTATAGTGGCGCTTAGCGCTTACTTCTTGTCCGTATCGGGCGACTCGGGGGCCTCCGCCGGCCGCTCGTCGCTGGCCAGGTTGGGCTTCTCATCGCTCTTGCTTACCGAGAAGTTGAGTTCTTCTTTTCCGTCCTCGTAGTCGGCGGTGATGATGTCACCGTGCAACACTTGGGCTTTAAGGATTTCCTCGGCAATCGGGTCTTCGATGTATTTCTGGATTGCGCGGTTCAGCGGCCGGGCCCCGTACTTGGGGTCGTAGCCTTTTTCCGCCACGAAATCCTTGGCCTTGTCAGTTAATTCTACGCGGTAGCCCAGCGCGCTGACGCGCGAGAGCAGCTTGCGCAGGCTAATTTCGATGATCTTGTGAATGTCACTCTTCTCCAGCGAGTTGAAGACAATCACGTCATCCAAGCGGTTGAGGAACTCCGGCGAGAAAGTCTTCTTCAGGGCATTAGTAATTGTGCCCTTCGTAATCTCGTCCATGTTGTCCTGCCGGGCCTTGGTACCAAAGCCGATGCCGGCACCAAAATCCTGCAAGTCACGAGCCCCGATGTTCGAGGTCATGATGATGATGGTGTTGCGGAAGTCCACCTTACGGCCGAGGCCGTCGGTCAGGATGCCGTCGTCCAGCACTTGCAGTAGCAGGTTATACACGTCGGGGTGGGCCTTCTCAATCTCATCGAGCAGAATCACCGAGTACGGCTTGCGGCGGATTTTCTCCGTCAACTGGCCGCCCTCTTCGTAGCCCACGTAGCCGGGAGGCGCGCCCACCAGGCGCGACACGCTGAATTTCTCCATGTATTCCGACATGTCGACGCGCACCAGCGAGTCTTCCTTATCGAACAAATACGTGGCCAGCACCTTAGCCAGTTCTGTCTTACCTACGCCCGTGGGGCCCAGGAACACGAACGAACCAATCGGCTTCTTGGGGTCCTTTAGGCCCACGCGGGTGCGTTGGATGGCTTTCACCAACTGCTTGATGGCTTTCTCCTGGCCGATTACTTTGCCTTGCAGCTCTTCGCCCATGTTGAGCAGCTTCTGGCTTTCGTTCTGGGCCACGCGCGAAACAGGGATGCCGGTCATCATGGCGATTACCTCGGCCACGTTTTCCTCTTTCACCGTGTAGCGCTTCTTCTTGGTCTCCTCTTCCCAGCTCTTCTTAGCCGTTTCGAGTTGGTCCAGAAGTTTCTTTTCGGTATCGCGGAGCTTGGCGGCTTCCTCGTATTTCTGCGATTTCACCACGCGGTTTTTCTCGCCCTTGATGTTCTCAATCTGCTCTTCGAGCGTGAGAATGTCCTCGGGCACCACGATGTTGTTGATGTGCACGCGGGCCCCGGCTTCGTCCAAAATGTCGATGGCTTTGTCCGGCAGGAAACGGTCGCTCATGTAGCGGTCGCTCAGCATCACGCACTGCTCAATGGCCTTGTCCGTGTACACCACGTGGTGGTGGTCCTGGTACTTGTCCTTAATGTTGTGTAGGATTTCAATCGTCTCCTCGGGCGTGGTGGGGTCCACCATCACCATCTGGAAGCGGCGGGCCAGGGCCCCATCCTTTTCAATATACTGACGGTACTCATCCAGCGTGGTAGCGCCGATGCATTGAATTTCGCCGCGGGCTAAGGCCGGCTTGAACATGTTCGAAGCGTCGAGCGAACCCGAAGCACCACCGGCGCCCACAATGGTGTGCAGCTCGTCGATGAACAGAATCACGTCGGGCGACTTCTCCAGCTCGTTCATCACGGCCTTCATGCGCTCCTCAAATTGGCCACGGTACTTGGTGCCGGCCACCAGCGAAGCCAAATCCAGGGTCACGACGCGCTTATTGAACAGCACGCGGCTTACTTTTTTCTGAATGATGCGCAGGGCAAGGCCCTCGGCAATGGCCGTTTTGCCCACGCCGGGCTCACCGATGAGAATGGGGTTGTTCTTTTTGCGGCGGCTCAGGATTTGGGCTACGCGCTCAATTTCCTTTTCGCGGCCCACGATGGGGTCGAGCTTGTCGTCTTCCGCCAGTTTAGTGAGGTCACGGCCGAAGTTGTCGAGCACCGGGGTACGCGACTTCTCGCCGGCTTTTTTAGCGCCGCCGGGGGCATTGCCGGTACCCTGGCCGCGGCCTTGCTGGCCACCAAAGAGGCGGTCGTTGTCGTCGTCGTCGGTATCCGGGGCCTTCGCGGCGGGCGTGGCGTTACCGTGGTAATCCAGCGAATCGCGGACGGTTTCGTAGTTCACGTTGAATTTGCTGAGAATTTGAGAAGAAATATTGTCCTCGTCGCGCAGAATCGAGAGGAGCAGGTGCTCGGTGCCAATGACTTCCGACTTGAAAATCTTGGCTTCGAGGTAG
This genomic stretch from Hymenobacter sp. PAMC 26628 harbors:
- a CDS encoding S9 family peptidase yields the protein MRILQRAAVAGAGAALATGALAQTAPVAAIKPKMFTNFGITRTDNYYWLNQPESPEVLAYLNAENTYYDQQMAGTKALQQKLVDEIKGRIKEDDASVPYRDNGYYYYTRFEQGGEYPIYCRKKGSLGAPEEVLLNANQLGQGKTYFQIGGWAVSDNNQVLAYSDDVVSRRLYSLRFKDLTTGKLYPESIANTGGEAVWAADNKTVFYTKKDVTTLLPYQVYRHTLGTDPKQDALVYEEKDNTFHVGVSRTKSKRYIGIELASSLSSEYRYLDAGVPAAAFKMLAPREPDHLYEVENMGDKFYIRTNWQAPNYRLVMAPVANPAKAGWQDALPRQPEVFLAGFDLFKDYLVLNERKDGLLQLRTVRWKDKQEQKISFDEVAYTATVGVNPEFDAPTLRYNYTSLTTPSSVYDYDFATHKRTLRKEQAVLGGFNRADYVTDRVFVKSRDKVMIPMSIVYKKGTKLDGSAPLLQYAYGSYGISMDPTFSAARLSLLDRGFVYAICNIRGGQEMGRQWFENGRMLHKMNSFADFIDCSEYLTKPHVSPSDAGQVQYSSTAKLFAMGGSAGGLLMGGIVNLRPDLYKGVIAAVPFVDVVTTMSDPSIPLTTGEYDQWGNPADEPYFKYMLSYSPYDNVKAQVYPNLLVTTGLHDSQVQYYEPAKWVAKLRATKTDHNLLLLHTDMAAGHGGASGRFKSIDDTARQFAFMLLVLGLNS
- a CDS encoding ATP-dependent Clp protease ATP-binding subunit; the protein is MEAKFSNRVKEVISLSREEAIRLGHDYIGTEHLLLGMIREAEGTALGLLRKLGVALDELKFSLEQATRNTATQGNSITGSIPLTKQTEKVLKITYLEAKIFKSEVIGTEHLLLSILRDEDNISSQILSKFNVNYETVRDSLDYHGNATPAAKAPDTDDDDNDRLFGGQQGRGQGTGNAPGGAKKAGEKSRTPVLDNFGRDLTKLAEDDKLDPIVGREKEIERVAQILSRRKKNNPILIGEPGVGKTAIAEGLALRIIQKKVSRVLFNKRVVTLDLASLVAGTKYRGQFEERMKAVMNELEKSPDVILFIDELHTIVGAGGASGSLDASNMFKPALARGEIQCIGATTLDEYRQYIEKDGALARRFQMVMVDPTTPEETIEILHNIKDKYQDHHHVVYTDKAIEQCVMLSDRYMSDRFLPDKAIDILDEAGARVHINNIVVPEDILTLEEQIENIKGEKNRVVKSQKYEEAAKLRDTEKKLLDQLETAKKSWEEETKKKRYTVKEENVAEVIAMMTGIPVSRVAQNESQKLLNMGEELQGKVIGQEKAIKQLVKAIQRTRVGLKDPKKPIGSFVFLGPTGVGKTELAKVLATYLFDKEDSLVRVDMSEYMEKFSVSRLVGAPPGYVGYEEGGQLTEKIRRKPYSVILLDEIEKAHPDVYNLLLQVLDDGILTDGLGRKVDFRNTIIIMTSNIGARDLQDFGAGIGFGTKARQDNMDEITKGTITNALKKTFSPEFLNRLDDVIVFNSLEKSDIHKIIEISLRKLLSRVSALGYRVELTDKAKDFVAEKGYDPKYGARPLNRAIQKYIEDPIAEEILKAQVLHGDIITADYEDGKEELNFSVSKSDEKPNLASDERPAEAPESPDTDKK